Proteins encoded together in one Fimbriiglobus ruber window:
- a CDS encoding DUF1559 domain-containing protein, with protein sequence MSRRSPRYHQAFTLIELLVVIAIIAILIGLLLPAVQKVREAAARAQCVNNLKQLGLACQNFHGTYNHFPPLYGSLSGYQSVVTSTTGFCNIHFWLLPYIEQQNLYNTCFTGSYYNQSLVGNSIVKTFQCPSDPSWNNGLALSTLGSGPVSCYGANAQAFAQWSGSSGQVTCTNQGPGGDIDANAATAQSTIAQFSDGTSNTIVFTDKLANCGTPYPGDYWGAANIWTASQGYTTSPNTNNYLSSSQPFIAAIWQSYNPMPGSATAGGQDFSGVTVTIQAATTQWSSNTCDGRIASAGHTGGANVGLCDGSVRMVPYSINVFTWWYALTPQGGEVMGSDW encoded by the coding sequence ATGTCTCGGAGAAGCCCCAGATACCACCAGGCATTCACGCTAATCGAACTTCTGGTCGTGATCGCGATCATTGCCATCCTGATCGGCTTGCTCTTGCCGGCCGTCCAGAAGGTCCGCGAAGCTGCGGCGAGAGCCCAATGTGTGAATAATCTCAAACAGTTGGGGTTGGCCTGTCAGAACTTTCATGGCACCTATAACCACTTCCCGCCCCTCTACGGCAGCCTGAGCGGTTACCAGTCTGTGGTTACGAGTACAACTGGTTTTTGCAACATCCATTTCTGGCTCTTGCCGTATATCGAACAGCAGAACCTTTACAACACTTGCTTCACGGGAAGTTACTACAACCAGTCCCTGGTGGGGAACTCGATCGTCAAGACCTTTCAGTGCCCGTCGGACCCCAGCTGGAATAACGGCCTTGCTCTTTCGACTCTGGGAAGCGGCCCGGTTTCCTGTTATGGAGCAAACGCACAGGCGTTCGCCCAGTGGAGCGGATCGTCCGGTCAGGTGACGTGTACCAACCAGGGACCGGGTGGGGATATCGATGCCAACGCGGCAACTGCCCAGAGTACGATCGCCCAGTTCAGTGACGGAACCTCGAACACGATCGTTTTCACGGATAAGTTGGCGAACTGCGGCACTCCCTACCCGGGCGATTACTGGGGAGCTGCGAACATCTGGACGGCCTCACAAGGGTACACAACCTCGCCAAACACGAACAATTATCTTTCCAGCAGCCAGCCGTTTATTGCGGCAATCTGGCAGTCCTACAACCCGATGCCGGGCTCTGCCACTGCCGGGGGGCAGGACTTCAGCGGGGTGACCGTTACCATTCAGGCGGCCACTACCCAATGGTCGAGCAACACTTGCGACGGACGCATCGCTTCCGCAGGTCACACCGGGGGAGCAAACGTCGGCCTCTGCGACGGGAGCGTCCGGATGGTCCCGTACTCAATCAATGTCTTCACCTGGTGGTATGCTTTGACCCCCCAGGGAGGCGAAGTGATGGGAAGCGACTGGTGA
- a CDS encoding LolA family protein, giving the protein MTTTPNPTPSPAGDAETEIERVVRAHLDREAAGVNPEAILARVHAAVLSNDGQPIETRQDYRDSDDSPVRPALGRKALWFAVGGVGVGVGSLVAACVVLFVLLSGGDPHDKPVVVGTPTSASDILELARATHTAPTDRRYDVRAEWDDAALNQLKLESAPQLSRLWTRGDQFYVETPDENNKTTAWGQSRNGQVWVAVNRKQVLVYDASEENAPIRKYSDLMSLRVLTMLNELLSEYDLQKEGTGTPGERIRIAATPKPTQSKESIRYQKVDLVIDPETMAIQSAVFKRKINGTVVGTLTFSLAENGTLADNAYDLHGHVDADYKLIDGTPPKHMGAHDLPGIPNPGPPAPNVQAKAPPANDPRTKLLEGILKGFKQSNNKHGGGSGRLQRSGFHRGW; this is encoded by the coding sequence GTGACGACGACCCCTAACCCGACCCCCTCGCCCGCGGGCGACGCCGAGACCGAGATCGAACGGGTGGTCCGCGCGCACCTCGACCGCGAAGCGGCGGGCGTGAACCCGGAGGCTATCTTGGCCCGGGTCCACGCGGCCGTGCTGTCGAACGACGGGCAGCCGATAGAAACCCGGCAAGACTATCGTGACTCGGACGACTCGCCGGTTCGCCCGGCCCTCGGGCGGAAGGCACTTTGGTTCGCCGTCGGCGGAGTCGGTGTCGGTGTCGGGTCACTTGTTGCCGCGTGCGTCGTCCTGTTCGTCTTGTTGTCCGGCGGCGACCCGCACGATAAGCCGGTCGTGGTCGGCACGCCAACGTCGGCGTCAGACATTCTCGAATTAGCCCGCGCGACCCACACCGCCCCGACCGACCGTCGTTACGACGTGCGGGCCGAGTGGGACGACGCGGCCCTGAACCAGTTAAAACTAGAATCCGCCCCACAGCTGTCGCGCCTCTGGACGCGGGGCGACCAGTTCTACGTGGAAACTCCCGACGAAAACAACAAGACGACCGCGTGGGGGCAGAGCCGGAACGGTCAGGTCTGGGTCGCCGTGAACCGGAAACAAGTGCTCGTGTACGACGCATCCGAGGAGAACGCGCCCATCAGGAAGTACAGCGACTTGATGAGCCTCCGCGTTCTCACGATGCTGAACGAACTCCTGTCCGAATACGACCTCCAGAAAGAGGGCACCGGAACCCCAGGCGAACGGATACGTATTGCCGCAACTCCCAAGCCGACTCAATCCAAAGAGTCTATTCGGTATCAAAAAGTGGATCTGGTTATTGACCCCGAGACGATGGCCATCCAGTCCGCCGTTTTCAAACGAAAGATCAACGGCACGGTGGTCGGCACCCTGACGTTTTCTTTGGCCGAGAATGGGACGTTAGCCGATAACGCGTACGACCTCCACGGTCACGTGGACGCCGATTATAAGCTCATCGACGGCACGCCCCCGAAGCATATGGGTGCCCATGACTTGCCGGGCATTCCGAACCCCGGTCCGCCCGCGCCCAACGTTCAAGCGAAGGCTCCCCCCGCGAACGACCCACGTACCAAGTTGCTCGAAGGCATCTTGAAAGGCTTCAAACAATCGAACAACAAGCATGGCGGCGGGAGCGGGAGACTGCAAAGGAGCGGTTTCCACCGCGGATGGTAG
- a CDS encoding RNA polymerase sigma factor, producing MAQDSPDADLDAWVLETAPRAVAYARSLLRNVDDAEDIVQDCYCRLLAKADVYDLPRDGLKLLLRAVTNACINLRARRRPMFRFVRTDPESGDERNDDPVDYRAAAPGDRLAHSELSAAVATGLKLLPTQQRAALELKSLGYTQQEIAEILDVTPTYAGVLVHRARQALAAYLAPYLGGDTVP from the coding sequence GTGGCCCAAGACTCTCCGGACGCCGACCTTGACGCCTGGGTGCTAGAAACGGCACCCAGAGCGGTCGCGTATGCCAGGTCACTGCTTCGGAACGTTGACGACGCGGAGGACATCGTACAGGATTGCTACTGCCGGTTACTCGCCAAGGCAGACGTGTACGACCTCCCTCGCGACGGTTTAAAGCTGCTACTGCGGGCCGTAACGAACGCGTGTATTAACCTCCGCGCCCGGCGGCGGCCGATGTTTCGTTTCGTTCGCACCGACCCCGAGAGCGGGGACGAGCGGAATGACGACCCGGTCGACTACCGCGCCGCGGCGCCGGGGGACCGGCTCGCGCACAGCGAACTGAGCGCGGCGGTCGCGACCGGGCTGAAGTTGTTGCCGACGCAGCAGCGGGCGGCCCTGGAATTGAAGAGTCTCGGGTACACGCAGCAGGAAATTGCCGAAATTCTGGATGTAACGCCCACGTACGCCGGAGTGTTGGTCCACCGCGCCAGGCAAGCCTTGGCCGCGTACCTCGCCCCGTACCTCGGGGGAGACACCGTACCGTGA
- a CDS encoding 3-keto-disaccharide hydrolase yields MTKRLSCLSFAALAVVVAVSAVRADEPKKTGDQVNLLDGDLTKHWFTKGNWSLDKDGVATLTPRPGESGWTRWGSYLWSKKTYEDFEIEFEYTVQKNGNSGFYFRVGDVNDPVAKGIEVQIYDSGSKPADAKLTDHDSGGIIPGVPPTKNAAKPAGEWNKFHITSKNDQLTVVLNGVTVNELNLADSKVKDRPKVGNIGFQDHGLPLSLRNIKIRELAK; encoded by the coding sequence GTGACGAAGCGCCTTTCCTGCCTCTCGTTTGCCGCACTGGCGGTGGTAGTCGCGGTGTCCGCCGTCCGCGCCGACGAGCCGAAGAAGACCGGAGACCAGGTCAACCTGCTCGACGGCGACCTCACCAAGCACTGGTTTACCAAGGGGAACTGGTCGCTCGACAAGGACGGCGTCGCCACCCTGACCCCGCGGCCGGGCGAGTCCGGCTGGACGCGGTGGGGCTCCTACCTCTGGTCGAAAAAGACCTACGAAGATTTCGAGATCGAATTCGAATACACCGTCCAGAAGAACGGGAACAGCGGCTTCTACTTCCGCGTCGGCGACGTGAACGACCCGGTCGCGAAGGGGATCGAGGTGCAGATTTACGACTCGGGCAGCAAGCCGGCCGACGCGAAACTCACCGACCACGACAGCGGCGGCATCATCCCGGGCGTCCCCCCGACCAAGAACGCGGCCAAGCCCGCGGGCGAGTGGAACAAATTCCACATCACTTCCAAGAACGACCAGTTAACCGTAGTGTTGAACGGCGTCACGGTCAACGAACTCAACCTGGCGGATTCCAAGGTCAAGGACCGGCCGAAGGTCGGCAACATCGGTTTCCAGGACCACGGCCTCCCGCTTTCACTGCGGAACATCAAGATCCGCGAACTCGCCAAGTAA
- a CDS encoding class I SAM-dependent methyltransferase: protein MNPGLSLARQSVTSEQAPHVTLARCEVPEDVTKVLQLVGEGKRVLSLGDADVGLLRALEAQGCEITRTPVDRTDRRDNAPTPVQTSDDFDVVLAVNTLEHVRDPLALLKDVKKKVRRDGFLVARVPNVAHGSVRLAILTGRFPFADGYEPVRFFTYESLVALFEKAGFAIGVIERQEADVTPPDGPAEAGTADLLEKLSAAPEFRTLQFVVVAYPLPSPGLGWLQTRLRALAEQNAVATREAAEFRQDLAAIKGHVQLLIEQQESSLRRERQLQAKVLEVHDQLARRDEELRAAHRGAQESAARSDAADSELARREKYAFELLRELEKMTRYKDELEAGLGILSRNKDELEVRLVTVSRQKDEVEARLARFRRSLPGRVYRFIRGLWKK, encoded by the coding sequence ATGAACCCGGGACTTTCGCTCGCTCGGCAGTCGGTCACCTCCGAACAAGCCCCACACGTGACCCTCGCCCGGTGTGAGGTGCCAGAAGACGTTACGAAAGTCCTCCAACTGGTCGGGGAAGGTAAGCGCGTATTGTCCCTGGGGGACGCCGACGTCGGTCTGTTGCGGGCTTTGGAAGCGCAGGGCTGTGAGATCACCCGTACCCCGGTCGACCGAACCGACCGGCGGGATAACGCCCCGACCCCCGTTCAGACGTCGGACGACTTCGACGTCGTACTCGCCGTCAACACGCTCGAACACGTTCGCGATCCGCTCGCGCTCTTAAAAGACGTAAAAAAGAAGGTCAGAAGGGACGGCTTCCTCGTCGCCCGCGTCCCGAACGTCGCGCACGGCAGCGTCCGCCTGGCCATTCTCACCGGCCGCTTCCCGTTCGCGGACGGGTACGAACCGGTCCGCTTTTTTACCTACGAGTCGCTGGTCGCCCTGTTCGAAAAGGCCGGCTTTGCCATCGGGGTCATCGAGCGGCAGGAGGCGGACGTGACCCCGCCCGACGGGCCGGCCGAAGCCGGTACGGCGGACTTGCTGGAAAAATTGTCGGCCGCGCCGGAGTTCCGCACGCTGCAATTCGTGGTCGTGGCGTACCCGCTCCCGTCGCCCGGGCTCGGGTGGCTCCAGACCCGCCTCCGCGCGCTCGCCGAGCAAAACGCCGTCGCGACCCGGGAGGCCGCGGAATTTCGCCAGGATCTGGCCGCGATCAAGGGCCACGTCCAGTTGCTCATCGAGCAACAAGAGTCGTCCCTCCGCCGCGAGCGACAATTGCAGGCCAAGGTGCTGGAAGTCCACGACCAACTCGCCCGCCGGGACGAGGAATTGCGGGCCGCCCACCGCGGCGCCCAGGAGTCGGCCGCCCGGTCGGACGCGGCGGATTCCGAACTCGCCCGCCGGGAAAAATATGCGTTCGAATTGCTGCGGGAATTAGAGAAAATGACCCGGTACAAGGATGAGTTGGAGGCCGGGTTGGGAATCCTGTCCCGGAATAAAGATGAGTTGGAGGTCCGGTTGGTCACCGTGTCCCGGCAGAAGGACGAAGTGGAAGCGCGGTTAGCCCGATTTCGCCGCAGTCTCCCCGGCCGGGTTTACCGTTTCATTCGCGGACTTTGGAAGAAATAA
- a CDS encoding glycosyltransferase family 2 protein: MPRCSIIIPVYNKAHLTRQCLDRLFAVTSPSTSFEVVVVDDASRDATPQMLAGYGDRVRVVTHAQNKAFATSCNDGALYATGDYLVFLNNDTIPYVGWLDALVRYAEVRPKVGLVGNKLLFPDGTIQHAGMAFGQDRQPRHIYVNFPADHPAVNKARRMQAVTGACNLIPREVFAATGGFDPGFINGYEDVDLCLRVGGLGYEVHYCPESVLIHLEGVSEGRFKFEAHSARLFRERWWASIRPDDLNYFLDDGLIRINYFPNYVEFYVSPELGFVVGKDGFADAERVLCQRAKQVYELVRENVTMRASGIPGRLPAGAT, translated from the coding sequence ATGCCGCGGTGTTCGATCATTATTCCGGTCTACAACAAAGCGCACCTCACACGACAGTGTTTGGACCGCCTGTTCGCCGTCACCTCGCCGTCGACCTCGTTTGAAGTCGTCGTCGTGGACGACGCTTCGCGCGACGCGACGCCCCAAATGCTGGCCGGTTACGGCGACCGCGTCCGGGTGGTGACGCACGCCCAAAATAAGGCGTTCGCGACGTCGTGCAACGACGGCGCTCTCTACGCCACGGGCGATTACCTGGTGTTCCTCAATAACGACACGATCCCGTACGTCGGGTGGCTGGACGCCCTCGTCCGGTACGCCGAGGTTCGGCCCAAAGTCGGCCTGGTGGGCAACAAACTCCTGTTCCCGGACGGCACGATCCAGCACGCGGGCATGGCCTTCGGCCAGGACCGCCAGCCCCGCCACATCTACGTCAACTTCCCGGCCGACCACCCGGCAGTTAACAAGGCCCGGCGGATGCAAGCCGTGACCGGGGCCTGTAACCTCATCCCCCGCGAGGTGTTCGCCGCGACGGGCGGGTTCGACCCCGGCTTCATCAACGGGTACGAGGACGTCGACCTGTGTTTGCGGGTCGGCGGTCTGGGGTACGAGGTCCACTACTGCCCCGAGAGTGTTCTCATTCACCTCGAAGGCGTGTCCGAGGGGCGGTTCAAGTTCGAGGCGCACAGCGCCCGGCTCTTCCGCGAGCGGTGGTGGGCGTCGATCCGCCCGGACGACCTCAACTATTTCCTGGACGATGGTCTCATTCGCATCAATTATTTCCCGAACTACGTGGAGTTCTACGTCTCACCGGAACTGGGATTCGTTGTGGGGAAAGACGGGTTCGCGGACGCCGAGCGGGTTCTGTGCCAGCGGGCCAAGCAGGTGTACGAGTTGGTCCGCGAAAACGTCACCATGCGGGCGAGCGGCATCCCGGGTCGGCTGCCGGCCGGCGCGACGTGA
- a CDS encoding glycosyltransferase family 4 protein has translation MTTDSSAARDRLTFCTAGPKRDLAQIRTLASSVRQYHPGARFCALILDQPDGYFRPEGEPFPVLTTDDLYDGGSPSYRFRFTADELRHAVKPALMTYLFRRSGARTVVYLDPELRLVQNLRTLAGLLDRHPIVTTFFLDPPDNSVFARQPAPPAGGFPPPAIAPGVENPPFIALNRGPTADSFLTDWRGQIEGVTKPGQQDPFTDQKWIDPLSGCLRRFARLSSDWPYSWGVFDNGVAVGDFVRRCYNKLGAAAAEYGDPFQTAGPNSFYNWLTSFSGSNLPPLVQTIYEDRKDLHYHFPNIAGADRTGYLEWAANWAAHNHLLDPALLLPVRAALGLPVPAAGKGRWTTDSYRPPNKSFGVNVVGFLRSEKGLGEACRATIRAIRQVDIPYALNNWEDGGSINGDTSLTGLIRENPYPINLVHMNAHECSYIARDTPWYYQGRYNIGFWNWELEWFPEQWRDSFNYFDEIWAPSAFTQASLARVSPVPVHRIPFSITAPPLLPGAPGRDRFGLPKDTFVFLFSFDFHSYFARKNPLAVIEAFHRAFPTRRDVVLALKPLRCDAAPKEFAEVLIACRGRPNIRILREVLSRDDLVALVRATDAYVSLHRSEGFGLPLAEAMSLGKPVIATNYSANVDYLNETNGFPVRYKMIAIDQDYGPYRRGAEWADADVDHAAEQMRRVVEYPEQTARIAARARDDTAKNLSPAAVGRMILARLNAIQYSGRVAA, from the coding sequence GTGACCACCGATTCGAGTGCGGCCCGCGACCGGTTGACGTTCTGCACGGCCGGCCCGAAGCGCGACCTGGCCCAGATCCGGACCCTCGCCAGTTCGGTCCGCCAGTACCACCCCGGCGCCCGATTCTGCGCCCTGATTCTCGATCAGCCGGACGGCTATTTTCGCCCCGAAGGCGAACCGTTTCCTGTCCTGACGACGGACGACCTGTACGACGGCGGCTCGCCATCGTATCGGTTCCGTTTCACGGCGGACGAGTTGCGGCATGCGGTCAAGCCCGCCTTGATGACCTACTTGTTTCGCCGCTCGGGCGCCCGGACGGTCGTTTATCTCGACCCCGAACTCCGGCTCGTGCAAAACCTCCGCACGCTGGCGGGGTTGTTGGATCGCCACCCGATCGTCACGACTTTTTTCCTCGACCCGCCCGACAACTCGGTCTTCGCGCGTCAACCGGCCCCCCCGGCGGGCGGATTTCCGCCACCGGCCATCGCGCCGGGCGTCGAAAACCCACCGTTCATCGCCCTGAACCGCGGCCCGACGGCGGACAGTTTTTTGACCGACTGGCGCGGCCAAATCGAAGGCGTCACGAAGCCGGGACAGCAAGACCCGTTCACCGATCAGAAATGGATCGACCCACTATCGGGCTGTCTGCGCCGGTTCGCGCGGCTCAGTTCGGACTGGCCCTACAGCTGGGGGGTGTTCGATAACGGGGTGGCAGTCGGGGACTTCGTCCGCCGGTGTTACAACAAACTCGGTGCGGCCGCCGCGGAGTACGGCGACCCGTTTCAAACGGCCGGCCCGAACAGCTTCTATAACTGGCTGACCTCGTTTTCCGGATCGAACCTCCCCCCCCTCGTTCAGACGATTTACGAAGACCGGAAAGACCTCCACTACCATTTCCCGAACATCGCCGGGGCCGACAGGACCGGGTACCTCGAATGGGCGGCTAACTGGGCGGCCCACAACCACCTCCTCGACCCGGCGCTGTTGTTGCCCGTGCGGGCCGCGCTCGGGCTGCCGGTCCCGGCCGCGGGCAAGGGTCGGTGGACGACCGATTCGTACCGCCCCCCCAACAAGTCATTCGGCGTGAACGTCGTCGGCTTCCTCCGGTCCGAGAAAGGGCTCGGCGAGGCGTGCCGGGCGACGATCCGGGCCATCCGGCAGGTCGACATCCCGTACGCGTTGAATAACTGGGAGGACGGCGGGTCGATCAACGGGGACACCTCGTTGACCGGACTGATTCGCGAAAACCCCTACCCGATCAACCTCGTTCACATGAACGCGCACGAGTGTTCGTACATCGCGCGCGACACGCCGTGGTACTACCAGGGGCGGTACAACATCGGGTTTTGGAACTGGGAGTTGGAATGGTTCCCGGAACAGTGGCGGGACAGTTTCAATTACTTCGATGAAATCTGGGCTCCGTCCGCGTTCACCCAAGCCTCGCTCGCGCGGGTGTCGCCGGTCCCGGTCCACCGCATCCCGTTCTCGATCACGGCCCCCCCACTCCTCCCCGGGGCACCCGGGCGCGACCGGTTCGGGCTCCCGAAGGATACGTTCGTCTTTTTGTTCTCGTTCGATTTTCACAGCTACTTCGCCCGCAAGAACCCGCTCGCCGTGATCGAGGCATTCCACCGCGCGTTCCCGACCCGGCGCGACGTGGTACTCGCCCTCAAACCCCTTCGCTGCGATGCCGCTCCGAAGGAATTCGCCGAAGTCTTGATCGCCTGCCGCGGCCGGCCGAACATCCGCATCCTCCGCGAAGTCCTGTCCCGGGACGACCTGGTCGCGCTCGTGCGGGCGACCGACGCGTACGTCAGCCTGCACCGGAGCGAAGGGTTCGGCCTGCCGCTGGCCGAGGCGATGTCGCTCGGCAAACCGGTGATCGCGACCAACTATTCCGCCAACGTCGACTATTTGAACGAGACCAACGGGTTCCCGGTCCGGTACAAGATGATCGCCATCGACCAGGACTACGGGCCGTACCGCCGGGGGGCGGAGTGGGCGGACGCCGACGTCGACCACGCCGCCGAGCAGATGCGGCGCGTGGTCGAATACCCGGAGCAGACGGCCCGGATCGCCGCCCGCGCCCGCGACGACACGGCCAAAAATCTGAGCCCGGCGGCGGTCGGTCGGATGATCCTCGCCCGCCTCAACGCGATCCAATACTCGGGGCGGGTGGCCGCGTAA
- a CDS encoding KpsF/GutQ family sugar-phosphate isomerase, translated as MTFPATARSAGFDRLAFACGVLRSEAASLTVVAGRLDRSFEKVVEVILDSRGRVAVTGIGKSADVGQKLVGTFNSTGTRAYQLDATRAVHGDLGMVHPDDVALLLSHSGESEELVRLLGPLQKLAAAVVAVTSNATSTLARAADAALVYGPIVEACPLSLAPSTSTTVMIALGDALAFTLSESRQFTAEQFAEFHPAGSLGRQLATVEQYMRRGSELRIAAASDSVRQVFARVRHSGRRTGAVMLADEAGRLVGLFTDSDLARLFESHADAAFDRPIADVMTRNPITLPRAARMAEALTLLRARKISELPVVDEDDRPVGMLDITDLIGIDPDGVPSAPRPALRVVGHPRD; from the coding sequence ATGACTTTCCCTGCGACCGCCCGTTCTGCGGGCTTCGACCGGCTGGCATTCGCCTGCGGCGTTCTTCGTTCCGAGGCGGCGTCGTTGACCGTCGTCGCCGGCCGCCTCGACCGTTCCTTCGAAAAAGTCGTGGAAGTTATCCTCGACTCCCGCGGGCGGGTCGCGGTCACCGGCATCGGTAAATCGGCCGACGTCGGGCAGAAACTCGTCGGGACGTTCAATTCCACCGGCACCCGCGCTTACCAACTCGACGCCACCCGCGCCGTCCACGGCGACCTCGGCATGGTTCACCCGGACGACGTCGCCCTACTCCTCTCGCACAGCGGCGAGAGCGAGGAACTCGTCCGCCTGCTCGGCCCGCTCCAGAAACTCGCGGCGGCGGTCGTCGCCGTCACGAGTAATGCGACGTCGACTCTCGCCCGCGCCGCGGACGCCGCGCTGGTGTACGGGCCGATCGTGGAGGCCTGCCCGCTCAGCCTTGCTCCCAGCACGAGTACCACGGTCATGATCGCGCTGGGGGACGCCCTCGCGTTCACGCTCAGCGAGTCGCGGCAGTTCACCGCCGAGCAGTTCGCCGAATTTCACCCGGCCGGGAGTTTGGGGCGGCAACTCGCCACGGTCGAACAGTACATGCGCCGCGGCTCCGAGTTGCGTATCGCGGCCGCGTCGGACTCGGTCCGGCAGGTGTTCGCCCGGGTTCGCCACAGCGGCCGGCGGACCGGGGCGGTCATGCTCGCGGACGAAGCCGGCCGACTCGTCGGCCTCTTCACCGACAGCGACCTCGCCCGCCTGTTCGAGTCGCACGCGGACGCGGCGTTCGACCGGCCGATCGCCGACGTCATGACGCGAAACCCGATCACACTTCCCCGCGCGGCCCGAATGGCCGAGGCTCTGACCCTTCTTCGCGCCCGAAAAATCAGCGAGCTTCCCGTCGTGGACGAGGACGACCGACCGGTCGGCATGCTCGACATAACCGATCTCATCGGCATCGACCCCGACGGCGTTCCGTCCGCCCCGCGCCCGGCGCTGCGCGTCGTCGGCCACCCCCGGGATTAA
- a CDS encoding KdsC family phosphatase, translating into MTDRVAKVELLLLDVDGVLTDGSIVYSNSGEELKRFHVRDGSGLKLWRAAGKRAAIVSGRTSPAVSRRASELGVEPVLQGREDKLAAFEKVLAATGVTPDQVCAIGDDLADLPVLVRCGVAVAVADACPEVRAAANYVTIMPGGHGAVRDAIEWLLKVAGRWDELITRYRPAG; encoded by the coding sequence TTGACGGACCGCGTCGCCAAGGTGGAACTGTTGTTGCTCGATGTCGATGGCGTTCTCACCGACGGGTCCATCGTTTACTCCAACTCCGGCGAGGAGTTAAAGCGATTTCATGTCCGCGACGGGTCCGGGTTGAAGTTGTGGCGGGCGGCGGGTAAACGGGCCGCGATCGTGTCTGGCCGGACGTCCCCCGCCGTCTCGCGCCGGGCGTCCGAACTCGGGGTCGAACCGGTACTCCAGGGGCGCGAGGATAAACTCGCCGCGTTCGAGAAAGTCCTTGCCGCGACGGGGGTAACACCCGATCAAGTGTGTGCGATCGGGGACGACCTGGCGGACCTGCCCGTTCTCGTGCGGTGCGGGGTCGCGGTCGCGGTCGCCGACGCGTGCCCGGAGGTGCGGGCCGCGGCCAATTATGTTACGATAATGCCCGGCGGTCACGGTGCCGTCCGGGACGCCATTGAATGGCTGTTGAAGGTCGCCGGCCGTTGGGACGAACTCATTACCCGCTACCGGCCCGCGGGTTGA